A stretch of the uncultured Bacteroides sp. genome encodes the following:
- a CDS encoding TlpA disulfide reductase family protein — protein MRKISIAITLMLCLFSCTNKNKRIVIKGDIDGLKNDMILVYGAEKDGDALDTIYAKNGEFIYKAPVDTFTQVTLLFKNMEECVVFADKGDKIKIKGDVSSLDLLEVSGGGNLNDEMNEFKESIADVSKSTSKLRNKLFTSYTLADQKKYNDLLQSPELIKATKEIKEKAAAFIHSHTSSLVSAYLLDKYFVQEENPDYKKIKELESIMSGSIKDSPFMQQIIKHINSAETLKEGKKAPYFYLPNPNKQYFSANNFKDKYLLINFWASWSAPSRQENSRINSIYKRFNKNHFAILGISLDTDKAKWKEAIKRDSLSGEQLCDFNSWSSTVIQQFGIESLPANILIDPRGAIVARNMEEKDLLKKLEELFIENKTAK, from the coding sequence ATGAGAAAGATAAGTATTGCTATTACATTAATGCTATGTCTATTTAGCTGTACCAATAAAAACAAGCGGATTGTTATCAAAGGAGATATTGATGGCTTAAAGAACGACATGATCTTAGTATACGGTGCTGAAAAGGATGGAGATGCTTTAGATACCATATATGCTAAGAACGGAGAGTTTATTTACAAAGCACCGGTTGACACATTCACTCAGGTTACTCTTCTTTTTAAGAACATGGAGGAATGTGTTGTCTTTGCAGATAAAGGTGACAAAATTAAAATTAAGGGAGATGTTTCTTCTCTGGACCTACTAGAAGTTAGTGGTGGTGGCAACCTGAATGATGAAATGAATGAATTCAAAGAGAGCATTGCCGATGTATCCAAATCCACAAGTAAATTAAGAAACAAACTATTCACTTCATATACTTTAGCAGATCAGAAGAAATATAATGATTTGCTGCAATCACCGGAATTGATAAAAGCCACAAAAGAGATAAAAGAGAAAGCCGCTGCGTTTATCCACTCTCATACGTCTTCACTGGTAAGCGCCTACCTTTTAGATAAATACTTTGTTCAGGAAGAGAATCCTGATTATAAAAAGATAAAAGAACTTGAAAGTATAATGAGCGGGAGCATCAAGGATTCTCCTTTCATGCAACAAATTATTAAGCATATAAATTCGGCTGAGACACTTAAAGAGGGCAAAAAAGCTCCTTACTTCTATCTGCCAAACCCAAATAAACAATATTTTAGTGCTAATAATTTCAAAGACAAGTATTTGCTTATTAATTTCTGGGCATCCTGGAGCGCTCCTTCTAGACAAGAAAACTCCAGAATCAATAGTATTTATAAACGTTTTAATAAGAATCACTTTGCCATCCTGGGCATTTCTCTTGATACAGATAAAGCAAAATGGAAGGAAGCCATAAAGAGAGATTCACTTTCAGGAGAACAGTTGTGCGACTTTAACAGTTGGAGTTCTACCGTTATACAACAATTTGGAATTGAATCTCTTCCTGCTAATATTCTAATTGATCCTCGCGGAGCAATTGTTGCCAGAAATATGGAGGAAAAGGACTTACTTAAGAAATTAGAAGAACTCTTTATAGAAAATAAAACCGCAAAATAA
- a CDS encoding YifB family Mg chelatase-like AAA ATPase: MLVKVFGAAVQGIDATVITIEVNSTRGCMFHLVGLPDSAVKESHERILSALQVNGYKFPTSQIVINMAPADIRKEGSAYDLPLAIGMMAAKGNVSPEKLSKHIIMGELSLDGSLQTIKGALPIAIKAREEGYEGLIVPRQNTREAAVVNNLKVYGVDNIKEVIEFFNGEKELEQTVVNTRDEFYSQQASFDFDFSDVKGQENVKRALEVAAAGGHNLIMIGAPGSGKSMMAKRLPSILPPLSLGESLETTKIHSVAGKLGKETSLIAKRPFRSPHHTISQVAMVGGGAYPQPGEISLAHNGLLFLDELPEFNRSVLEVLRQPLEDRMISVSRAKYSIDYPAGFMMIASMNPCPCGYYNHPTKACVCNSGQVQKYLNRISGPLLDRIDIQIEIVPVPFEKMSDKRVSESSTEIRERVIKARQIQEQRYADHPGIYSNAQMTTKLLHAFAEPDSTGLALLKNAMNRLNLSARAYDRILKVSRTIADLEESERIQSAHLAEAISYRNLDRESWAG; this comes from the coding sequence ATGCTTGTTAAGGTATTTGGGGCTGCTGTTCAAGGGATAGATGCTACCGTTATCACCATTGAAGTAAACAGTACCAGAGGATGTATGTTCCATCTTGTAGGTTTACCTGACTCGGCTGTAAAAGAGAGTCACGAACGCATCCTTTCGGCCTTACAGGTAAATGGATATAAATTTCCTACCTCACAAATAGTAATAAACATGGCTCCAGCGGATATTCGTAAGGAAGGATCTGCCTACGATTTGCCTCTGGCTATAGGCATGATGGCCGCAAAAGGGAATGTTTCTCCTGAAAAGCTAAGCAAACATATTATTATGGGCGAGCTAAGTCTGGACGGAAGTCTGCAAACCATAAAAGGAGCATTACCCATTGCAATTAAAGCACGTGAAGAGGGTTATGAGGGACTGATTGTTCCCCGCCAAAACACAAGGGAAGCTGCGGTTGTAAATAACTTAAAAGTCTACGGAGTAGATAATATTAAAGAAGTAATTGAATTCTTTAACGGAGAAAAAGAGTTAGAGCAGACAGTAGTAAACACCCGGGATGAGTTTTATTCCCAGCAAGCATCCTTTGACTTTGATTTTTCTGATGTGAAAGGGCAGGAAAACGTAAAGCGAGCACTTGAAGTTGCTGCGGCAGGGGGGCATAACCTGATTATGATTGGTGCTCCTGGCAGTGGGAAGTCCATGATGGCCAAGCGCCTTCCCTCCATTCTTCCCCCACTCTCTTTAGGAGAAAGTCTGGAGACTACCAAGATTCATTCTGTAGCTGGGAAATTAGGCAAAGAGACCTCCCTTATTGCCAAACGACCATTCCGCAGTCCACATCACACTATTTCACAAGTGGCAATGGTAGGTGGCGGAGCATATCCTCAGCCTGGGGAGATCAGTTTGGCTCATAATGGACTTTTATTCCTGGATGAGTTACCTGAATTTAACAGGAGTGTACTGGAAGTTCTTCGTCAGCCACTGGAAGATCGCATGATTTCAGTGTCACGAGCCAAGTATAGCATTGATTACCCAGCCGGATTTATGATGATTGCCTCAATGAATCCCTGTCCGTGCGGATATTATAATCACCCTACTAAAGCTTGTGTCTGTAATTCGGGTCAAGTACAAAAGTATCTGAACCGGATTTCCGGCCCACTTTTAGATAGAATAGACATACAGATTGAGATTGTTCCCGTTCCTTTTGAAAAGATGTCCGATAAAAGAGTCTCTGAATCGAGCACAGAAATACGAGAACGGGTTATTAAAGCCCGCCAGATTCAGGAGCAACGCTACGCTGATCATCCGGGTATTTATAGCAATGCTCAGATGACGACTAAGCTACTTCACGCCTTTGCCGAGCCAGACAGTACCGGACTTGCACTTTTAAAGAATGCAATGAACCGATTAAATCTTTCCGCCCGGGCTTATGACCGCATACTAAAGGTTTCACGTACTATTGCCGACTTAGAAGAAAGTGAACGAATACAATCTGCACATCTGGCAGAAGCCATCAGTTACCGCAACCTCGACCGGGAAAGCTGGGCAGGGTAA
- a CDS encoding acetate--CoA ligase family protein: MITKELLNPQSIVVVGASNNIHKPGGAILKNLISGGYQGELRAVNPKETEVQGVTSYADVTLLPDTNLAILAIPAAMCPGTVEILARDKQVRAFIILSAGFGEETHEGALLEDAILETVNKYGASLIGPNCIGLMNTWHHSVFTKPIPLLNPKGVDLISSSGATAVFILESAVAKGLQFNSVWSVGNAKQIGVEDVLQYMDDTFNPETDSKIKLVYIESIKDPDRLLFHASSLIRKGCRIAAIKSGSSESGSRAASSHTGAIASPDSAVEALFRKAGIVRCYSREELTTVGCIFTLPQLKGKNFAIVTHAGGPGVMLTDALSKGGLNVPKLEGELADELKSKLFPGAAVGNPIDILATGTPEHLGIAIDYCEEKFDDIDAILVIFGTPGLVTMFDAYEVLHQKMLTCTKPVFPVLPSLHTAGKEVDVFLKKGHVNFSDEVTLGTALTRIMNVPQPALKEIELFGVDIPHIRRIIDSIPGNGYIEPFQVQELLRSAGIPVVEEFVSADKEAMLAFAHKCGFPVVAKVVGPVHKSDIGGVALNIKSAQHLALEFERMMKLPDVTAIMVQPMLKGTELFIGAKYEEKFGHVVLCGLGGIFVEVLKDVSSGLAPLSYEEAYSMIHSLKAYKIIQGTRGQKGVNEAKFAEIIVRLSTLLRFATEIKEMDINPLLATDKDVIAVDARIRIEK; this comes from the coding sequence ATGATAACTAAAGAACTACTGAATCCACAAAGTATAGTAGTGGTGGGTGCATCAAATAATATACATAAACCGGGTGGAGCAATCCTGAAAAATCTGATATCCGGCGGGTATCAAGGTGAACTGCGGGCAGTGAATCCAAAGGAAACGGAAGTGCAGGGAGTAACTTCCTATGCTGATGTAACTCTTCTTCCTGATACAAACCTTGCTATTCTGGCTATCCCTGCAGCGATGTGCCCGGGAACTGTAGAGATTCTTGCACGAGACAAGCAGGTGCGCGCTTTCATTATTCTTTCTGCAGGCTTTGGTGAGGAAACTCACGAAGGTGCTTTGCTGGAAGATGCCATTCTTGAAACAGTCAACAAGTATGGTGCGTCATTGATTGGGCCTAACTGTATCGGCTTAATGAATACCTGGCATCATAGTGTGTTTACAAAACCTATTCCTCTGCTTAATCCTAAAGGAGTTGATTTGATATCCAGCTCCGGAGCCACGGCGGTTTTTATTCTGGAGAGCGCAGTAGCAAAAGGATTGCAGTTTAACTCTGTATGGTCCGTAGGTAATGCCAAACAGATTGGGGTAGAAGATGTGTTGCAATATATGGACGATACATTTAATCCCGAGACAGATTCTAAGATAAAGCTTGTTTATATAGAAAGCATCAAGGATCCTGACCGGTTACTCTTTCATGCTTCCTCACTTATCCGCAAAGGTTGCCGGATTGCCGCCATTAAATCGGGAAGTTCGGAGAGTGGCAGCAGGGCCGCTTCCTCACATACCGGAGCCATTGCCAGTCCCGACTCGGCTGTTGAGGCTTTGTTTCGTAAGGCTGGTATTGTACGCTGCTATTCCCGCGAAGAACTGACTACTGTAGGCTGTATCTTTACTCTTCCTCAGCTGAAAGGTAAGAACTTTGCCATCGTAACTCATGCCGGAGGACCGGGAGTGATGCTGACCGATGCTTTATCAAAGGGAGGACTAAACGTTCCCAAGCTGGAAGGTGAACTGGCCGATGAACTGAAAAGCAAATTGTTTCCCGGTGCTGCCGTGGGGAATCCTATAGATATACTGGCAACAGGTACGCCCGAACACCTGGGAATTGCCATTGATTACTGCGAAGAAAAATTTGATGATATAGATGCTATCCTGGTAATCTTTGGAACTCCAGGTTTAGTGACCATGTTTGATGCTTACGAAGTGCTGCATCAGAAGATGCTTACTTGTACAAAACCGGTCTTCCCGGTATTACCTTCGTTGCACACCGCCGGAAAGGAGGTGGATGTATTCCTGAAAAAAGGACACGTGAACTTTTCCGATGAGGTAACGCTGGGCACAGCTTTGACACGTATCATGAATGTTCCTCAGCCTGCATTGAAAGAGATAGAACTGTTCGGGGTAGACATCCCGCACATCCGAAGAATAATTGATTCCATTCCCGGTAACGGATATATTGAACCTTTTCAGGTGCAGGAACTATTGCGCTCTGCTGGCATCCCGGTAGTAGAAGAGTTTGTTTCTGCTGATAAAGAAGCAATGCTCGCTTTTGCTCATAAATGCGGTTTCCCCGTGGTTGCCAAAGTGGTGGGACCTGTACATAAATCAGATATTGGCGGTGTGGCTTTGAATATTAAGTCGGCACAACACCTGGCGCTGGAGTTTGAAAGGATGATGAAGCTCCCTGATGTAACAGCCATAATGGTTCAGCCCATGCTAAAAGGCACTGAACTCTTTATTGGTGCCAAGTACGAAGAAAAGTTTGGGCATGTGGTTCTTTGCGGACTTGGCGGTATTTTCGTGGAAGTGCTGAAAGACGTATCTTCCGGTCTGGCTCCTTTGTCTTATGAAGAGGCTTATTCCATGATTCATTCCTTGAAGGCTTACAAGATTATTCAGGGAACCCGTGGTCAGAAAGGAGTAAACGAAGCCAAATTTGCCGAAATAATTGTTCGTTTATCTACGTTACTTCGCTTTGCAACTGAGATAAAGGAGATGGATATTAACCCGCTATTGGCCACAGATAAAGATGTGATTGCAGTAGATGCCCGTATAAGAATCGAAAAGTAG
- the metG gene encoding methionine--tRNA ligase: protein MKYKNSSYMEKKYKRTTVTSALPYANGPVHIGHLAGVYVPADIYVRYLRLKKEDVLFIGGSDEHGVPITIRAKKEGVTPQDVVDKYHGIIKKSFEEFGISFDVYSRTSSKTHHEVASDFFKKLYDKGEFIEKTSEQYYDEEAKQFLADRYITGKCPHCGNENAYGDQCEACGTSLSPTDLVDPKSAISGSKPVMRETKHWYLPLDKHEAWLREWILEGHKEWKPNVYGQCKSWLDMGLQPRAVSRDLDWGIPVPVPGAEGKVLYVWFDAPIGYISNTKELLPDSWEKWWKDSDTRLLHFIGKDNIVFHCIVFPAMLKAEGSYILPENVPANEFLNLEGDKISTSRNWAVWLHEYLEDFPGKQDVLRYVLTANAPETKDNDFTWKDFQARNNNELVAVFGNFVNRALVLTEKYFGAQVPAAGELDDYDKQTLADFENVKKDVEHYLDTFKFREAQKEAMNLARIGNKYLADTEPWKVAKTDLTRVATILNISLQLAANLAIAFEPFLPFTSEKLRQMLNMSTFDWAELGHTDLLEAGHKLNKAELLFEKIEDSVIEAQVQKLLDTKKANEEANYKANPIRENIEFDDFTKLDIRVGTVLECQKVPKADKLLQFKIDDGLECRTIVSGIAKHYAPEDLVGKQVCFIANLAPRKLKGIVSEGMILSAENNDGSLAVIMPGKEVKPGSEVK from the coding sequence CTGAAATATAAAAATTCATCATACATGGAAAAGAAATATAAAAGAACCACAGTGACCTCGGCATTGCCTTACGCAAACGGACCGGTTCACATCGGACACCTTGCAGGAGTATATGTTCCGGCAGACATTTATGTACGTTACCTTCGCCTTAAAAAAGAAGATGTGCTCTTCATTGGCGGTTCAGACGAACATGGTGTGCCCATCACTATCCGTGCAAAAAAGGAAGGCGTTACTCCACAGGACGTTGTTGATAAATATCACGGCATTATCAAGAAATCTTTCGAAGAATTCGGCATCTCGTTTGATGTTTACTCACGTACTTCTTCAAAGACTCATCACGAAGTGGCTTCTGATTTCTTCAAAAAGTTGTATGACAAAGGGGAGTTCATCGAAAAGACTTCTGAACAATATTACGATGAAGAGGCAAAACAATTCCTTGCCGACAGATATATTACCGGAAAATGCCCTCATTGCGGCAATGAAAATGCTTACGGTGACCAATGCGAAGCTTGCGGAACATCATTAAGTCCAACAGATTTGGTTGATCCTAAATCGGCTATCAGCGGAAGCAAACCGGTGATGCGCGAAACAAAGCACTGGTACCTGCCACTCGACAAGCACGAAGCATGGTTGCGTGAATGGATTCTGGAAGGTCACAAGGAATGGAAGCCCAATGTATACGGACAATGCAAGTCATGGCTGGATATGGGACTCCAACCACGTGCCGTGAGCCGCGACCTCGACTGGGGTATTCCTGTTCCGGTACCCGGTGCAGAAGGAAAAGTACTTTATGTATGGTTTGACGCTCCTATCGGATACATTTCAAACACCAAAGAATTGCTTCCCGATTCATGGGAAAAATGGTGGAAAGATTCTGATACCCGCCTACTCCATTTCATCGGAAAAGATAATATCGTATTCCATTGCATTGTATTCCCTGCAATGTTGAAGGCAGAAGGCAGTTATATCCTACCGGAAAATGTTCCTGCCAATGAGTTCCTGAATCTTGAAGGAGATAAGATTTCAACTTCCCGCAACTGGGCAGTGTGGTTACACGAATACCTGGAAGATTTCCCTGGCAAACAGGACGTTCTTCGTTATGTATTGACAGCGAATGCTCCTGAAACCAAAGATAATGACTTTACCTGGAAAGATTTTCAGGCTCGCAATAACAACGAACTGGTAGCAGTGTTCGGTAACTTCGTGAATCGTGCTTTGGTGCTGACCGAGAAATATTTCGGTGCTCAGGTTCCTGCTGCAGGCGAACTGGATGATTACGACAAGCAGACTCTTGCTGATTTCGAAAACGTGAAAAAGGATGTGGAACACTATCTTGATACATTCAAATTCCGTGAAGCTCAGAAAGAAGCCATGAACCTTGCCCGTATCGGTAACAAGTATCTGGCTGACACAGAACCTTGGAAAGTTGCCAAGACAGACCTTACCCGTGTGGCAACCATTCTGAATATCAGCTTGCAACTTGCAGCTAATCTGGCTATTGCTTTCGAACCATTTTTGCCATTTACCTCAGAGAAACTGAGACAGATGCTGAATATGTCTACTTTTGACTGGGCAGAACTTGGTCACACTGATCTTTTGGAAGCTGGTCACAAGCTGAACAAAGCTGAACTTCTTTTCGAAAAAATTGAAGACAGCGTGATTGAAGCACAGGTTCAAAAGCTGTTAGATACAAAGAAAGCTAACGAAGAAGCAAACTATAAAGCAAATCCTATCCGTGAGAACATTGAGTTTGATGATTTCACTAAGCTGGATATCCGTGTTGGTACGGTATTGGAATGCCAAAAGGTTCCTAAAGCCGACAAACTTCTTCAGTTCAAGATTGACGACGGACTGGAATGCCGCACCATTGTATCGGGTATCGCAAAACATTATGCTCCCGAAGATTTGGTCGGTAAGCAAGTATGCTTCATAGCCAACCTTGCTCCACGCAAGCTGAAAGGCATTGTTTCTGAAGGAATGATTCTTTCTGCCGAGAACAATGACGGAAGTCTGGCTGTAATTATGCCGGGCAAAGAAGTAAAACCGGGCAGTGAAGTAAAATAA
- a CDS encoding lipopolysaccharide biosynthesis protein: MAKTLKEKTIWALIWNVLDKVGQQIILFLVGIMVARILSTEDYALVGMLAIFTALANIVIESGFSAALIRKNNATEKDYSSVFYFNLGASILVYFILFFCAPFIADFYNQPSLTLIARIVFLAIPVNSLSLIQTTILTKQINFKKLTKVNFISLLASSLLSLYMAYAGYGVWTLVVQPVSLAIVRSLLLWVVSNWRPVREFSFQSIKELFAFASNLMLSSIINTGFLNIYSVFIGKIYPLQQLGYYSQGGKMSDMGVSTIYGSIQSATFPIFSSIQDDKERLQRAYRKTIRFTSFLTFPAMIGMVLVGNPFIRIALTDKWANAIPFFQLLCAGGIFTILTAINSNFLKVSGRSDILLKLEVFKLIITAIALVCTLHQSVWVMVAGQVVARLIIYLSNVVMVHKHGDYPGWYQIKDIMPYLLISLFLFACLYPLSLVISNLVLLLIVQVLLFGAAYIGLNKWLGSAIFDEIITMIFKKKTTQNKQTEE, from the coding sequence ATGGCAAAGACACTGAAAGAGAAAACCATTTGGGCATTGATTTGGAATGTGCTGGATAAAGTAGGACAACAAATCATTCTCTTCCTGGTGGGAATAATGGTGGCTCGTATTCTTTCTACTGAAGATTACGCCTTGGTCGGCATGCTTGCCATCTTCACAGCTTTAGCAAATATTGTTATTGAGAGCGGCTTTTCAGCTGCTCTCATTCGTAAAAACAATGCCACGGAAAAAGATTACAGTTCCGTGTTCTATTTTAATCTGGGAGCCAGCATACTGGTGTATTTCATCCTGTTTTTCTGTGCACCATTCATTGCCGACTTCTATAACCAGCCATCACTTACACTGATTGCCCGCATAGTATTCCTTGCCATTCCAGTAAATTCGTTAAGTCTGATTCAGACCACTATACTGACCAAGCAGATTAATTTCAAGAAGCTAACCAAAGTAAACTTTATCTCTTTGCTGGCTTCAAGTTTACTCTCCTTGTATATGGCATACGCCGGCTATGGTGTGTGGACATTGGTCGTTCAACCGGTATCATTGGCAATAGTCCGCTCCCTACTTCTTTGGGTAGTGAGTAACTGGCGCCCGGTACGGGAATTCAGTTTCCAGTCCATTAAGGAACTGTTTGCTTTCGCTTCCAACCTGATGCTATCCAGTATCATTAATACAGGTTTCCTTAACATCTACTCCGTTTTCATTGGTAAAATATACCCGTTGCAGCAACTGGGATACTACAGTCAGGGAGGTAAGATGTCCGATATGGGAGTAAGCACTATTTATGGAAGTATTCAAAGTGCCACATTCCCCATTTTTTCATCTATACAGGATGACAAGGAACGCCTGCAGCGCGCTTACCGCAAAACCATCCGGTTTACCTCTTTCCTTACCTTTCCGGCAATGATTGGAATGGTACTGGTAGGTAACCCGTTTATTCGGATCGCACTAACAGACAAGTGGGCCAATGCAATCCCTTTCTTTCAACTATTATGTGCAGGAGGGATATTCACCATACTAACAGCAATCAACAGTAACTTCCTTAAAGTAAGCGGACGCTCGGATATTCTTCTGAAGCTGGAAGTCTTTAAACTCATAATTACGGCTATAGCTTTAGTATGCACCCTTCATCAAAGTGTATGGGTAATGGTAGCCGGACAGGTTGTTGCCCGTTTGATAATCTACCTTTCTAATGTAGTTATGGTTCACAAACATGGCGACTATCCGGGATGGTATCAGATAAAAGATATTATGCCTTACCTATTGATATCTTTGTTTCTTTTTGCATGCCTCTATCCTCTGAGTTTGGTGATATCAAATCTGGTATTGCTGCTAATTGTGCAGGTTCTGCTTTTCGGAGCTGCATATATCGGCCTCAACAAATGGCTGGGGTCAGCAATCTTTGATGAAATAATAACGATGATTTTCAAGAAGAAAACAACACAAAACAAGCAGACAGAAGAATGA
- a CDS encoding FkbM family methyltransferase: MKLTGFLQTIQYKMDCELKNIQRKKALSKKRNEILSYYKKQSPENKELEEAANYLKNSLLNTFCAPFRDNYKWENIEVLIDSSNGLRYVMHQGKKLYFVRAFNDRTVKYCYNGLRTEQDPDSPHCYLSDNFEMKKDDVLLDVGSAEGIFALTHIEKLKHVVLFERDPQWVEALEATFAPWKDKVTIIRKYVSDCDDAENITIDSFLSDKSYAPTFIKIDVEGAEKRVLNGMQKTIQLPCLRLALCTYHQQEDFKDFAHFLSERGFKWSASKGVMLFLNDLESVKAPYFRKGLIRAHK; the protein is encoded by the coding sequence ATGAAGCTTACAGGTTTCTTACAGACCATTCAGTACAAAATGGACTGTGAACTAAAAAATATTCAAAGAAAGAAAGCTCTTTCAAAAAAAAGGAATGAGATTCTTTCTTATTACAAGAAACAAAGTCCTGAAAATAAAGAGTTGGAAGAGGCTGCAAACTACCTGAAGAATTCTTTATTAAATACATTCTGCGCTCCTTTTCGTGACAACTATAAATGGGAAAACATTGAGGTTTTAATAGATTCGTCAAATGGTTTGCGCTATGTAATGCATCAGGGGAAAAAATTATACTTTGTACGGGCCTTCAATGACAGAACAGTGAAGTATTGTTATAACGGATTACGAACCGAACAAGATCCTGATTCTCCACACTGTTATCTGAGTGATAACTTTGAGATGAAAAAAGACGATGTATTACTTGATGTAGGAAGTGCTGAAGGCATCTTTGCCCTTACACATATAGAGAAACTGAAACATGTGGTTCTTTTTGAAAGAGATCCGCAGTGGGTAGAAGCTCTGGAGGCAACCTTTGCACCGTGGAAGGATAAAGTAACTATCATAAGAAAATATGTATCGGACTGTGACGATGCGGAGAATATAACTATTGACTCATTTCTGTCCGACAAATCTTATGCTCCTACTTTCATTAAGATTGATGTGGAAGGAGCTGAAAAACGGGTGTTGAACGGTATGCAGAAAACCATCCAGCTACCCTGTTTAAGATTGGCGCTATGCACTTATCATCAGCAAGAAGATTTTAAGGACTTTGCTCATTTCCTTTCAGAAAGAGGATTTAAATGGAGTGCATCAAAAGGCGTTATGCTATTCCTTAATGATCTGGAAAGCGTAAAGGCACCTTATTTCAGGAAAGGATTGATCAGAGCACATAAATAA
- a CDS encoding glycosyltransferase — MKPRVKVSVLMLTYNHEKYIADAIESVVKQQADFPFELVIGEDRSTDNTARICREYQEKYPDLIKLTINEENLGLQENFIRTYNQCSGEYMAICEGDDFWISKHKLQIQADFLDQHKEYSACFHRALNYYQEDGSKSIGNGGYQKKVNTVFDIINSNPITNVTVMFRLGLFGELPSWFSKVTSYDFAIHVLNAEHGDVYFMNKVMAVYRQHKESIWSMATSEKQILISVINRQLLIDHYKDKNKSICDKLTETYTNGCVRLAQYYHSIGNTEKELEAENFILKANPALTIEQVKEMEKVKKVPLKKKISQRIFRLIKAIRREVSKLIPLPKI; from the coding sequence ATGAAGCCAAGAGTTAAAGTAAGCGTACTGATGCTTACCTACAATCACGAGAAATACATTGCCGATGCCATAGAAAGTGTGGTAAAGCAACAGGCGGATTTTCCTTTCGAACTGGTCATCGGAGAAGATCGCAGCACAGACAATACTGCACGTATCTGCCGGGAATATCAGGAAAAGTACCCTGATCTCATCAAGCTTACTATCAATGAGGAAAATCTTGGCCTTCAGGAAAACTTTATTCGCACCTATAATCAATGCTCCGGAGAATATATGGCTATCTGCGAAGGAGACGATTTCTGGATTAGCAAGCACAAACTACAAATACAAGCTGATTTTCTGGATCAGCACAAAGAATACTCAGCCTGCTTTCACCGCGCCCTGAATTATTATCAGGAAGATGGCAGTAAAAGCATAGGTAATGGTGGTTATCAGAAGAAAGTAAATACTGTGTTCGACATTATCAACAGCAATCCCATCACAAATGTAACGGTGATGTTTCGCCTGGGATTGTTTGGTGAATTACCTTCCTGGTTCAGTAAAGTGACCTCGTACGACTTTGCCATCCACGTGCTGAATGCAGAACATGGAGACGTTTATTTCATGAATAAGGTTATGGCCGTCTATCGCCAGCACAAGGAAAGCATCTGGAGCATGGCTACATCAGAAAAACAAATACTTATTTCTGTTATAAACAGACAATTGCTGATTGACCATTACAAAGACAAAAATAAAAGCATCTGCGATAAGCTGACAGAGACTTACACAAACGGATGTGTCCGGCTCGCACAATATTATCATTCCATTGGGAATACAGAGAAAGAGCTTGAAGCAGAAAACTTTATTTTAAAAGCCAATCCTGCACTTACCATTGAGCAAGTGAAGGAGATGGAAAAAGTAAAGAAAGTTCCATTAAAAAAGAAAATATCACAACGCATATTCCGTTTGATTAAAGCAATCAGGCGGGAAGTTTCCAAATTGATACCTTTACCTAAAATTTAA